The window AGATCTCTTCTTTGATTTCGCGAACCAGTGCTTGCTCATCACTTTCGCCAGCTTCACGCTTACCACCCGGTAGGTAGAACAGTTCTTTGCCTTTGGATCTCACCATCAACAGCTTGCCGTCTTTGATGAATATCCAAGCCAGCTTATCAATTACCTTATGCATGTCGTTAGACCTTATTTCTGTTTTAGTTCTCGTTATTACTGAATCTGGCCGCACTACTAGTCTCGACCAAACAAAGCCTGCGTATGTTACACGCTGGAATGAATATACTCTATTGAATCGATTAGGAAATATCATATCCAAAACGAAAAATGACAGCTTTCGAGACAATGCTCGTCAACTGTCATTAGCGTTGCTTACGGATTGCTCTCGAGCTGTCCGTACATAGAATTAATCGACTAGCCACTTAAGTGCAGAGTCATGGTCTTCGAATGACTTGATCTCGCCAGACACAAACCAGCTTCCTACTTTTGAAGCGAATTCTTGCCAACTTTTGTCACCATAAATCGCGATTTTGTCTATCTTCGAATGGAGCTCTAATCCCAGTTTGAAATCATCCCAAGCAGCACGCAACTCCCAACCCGTTAAGGTAGAGATGTCGACCAGCATCTTGAGTTTAGATGAATCGAGTTCTTCTAGCGTGGTATTTAAAATTGGCATCATTGCTTGATAGTCATCGTGTGTGAGTTTGCCTTTCGCTTTAAACACAACGATGGTTGCACCGCTAACACGTTCAATTCCAACCGATATTCCGTGACGTTCGATACTCATAACCTAGCCCTCATAGTGGAAACTAAAATTAGCTTAGAAGATTAAACAGCAAAGAGATGAGAGGCTTGCGTCAAAACGGACAGGCATCCAAACGAGTTTTAGTTACTGACCATTTAACGACGCTTAATCGCAACGACCGAGTAAGTGTGCCAATGTTTCATCCTACCTAATGAGGTGAGTGCTTGTTCGTCCCGTTCATTGAATCGTACTACCTCAAAACTCTTAAATAAACTTAAGACTTTGGCTTTCGTTAATGGGGTTGTTGGGGTTCGATAGCCATGTGCCCAACTGTCATCCACGCCCATGAAATCACCAGCAAACACGCCGCCTACTTCAAGGCTGTTTTCAATCCTTTGCCAAATTTCATCAAAACGGGTGGGGTCGGAAAAAAACAGACTCGAATTGGCAATCACTACGCCAGATTTCGGGTAATCATAATTTTCAAATCCACATTCAGATATATCGACCAAAGTCTTGCGACCAAATCTGTCTCGACATATAGCAATGGAATCAGGATTAATATCGAAACCATAGACTTGATAAGCTTGCTGCTCCAAAAAGGCGATGTCACTGCCTGTTCCACAACCACAATCAATCGCAACGTTTAAGCCTGACTCATTCAGTTTAATCGCGAACTCGGTTCTCTTTAAGTGAGTTTTGTTTAGCGCCTTTTGATAATACTTTCGCCAGATCTCTGAATGATCATCCATAGCGCTTCTCCAATAGTTCGCTCAAGCATTGAATTTGTGTGATATTCGAATATTCTGGCTTAAGTTCAGTTCCTTCCCTGTTCAACCACACCGTTTGTAACCCTGCTTTAAGCGCTGGGTAAATATCTTTGTCTAAGGTGTCACCTACCATGGTGATATCTTGTGGTGCAACACCGAGTTTGGAAATGATCGCAGGATAAAAATCAGAATCGTATTTGGATACGCCAAGACTCGCCTTACAGAAGTAACCGGAGAGATACTGAGACAGACCAGCTCGTTCAAACGCTTGGATAATGTCTTGTTCTGTCGAGTCAGCGGCATTGGTTGCGACATAGAGTCTGTGCTGTTTCGAAAGCGCAGCCAGCACTTCACGCGCCCCTGCAACTTCTTCGACAATTTCCCAATCACACATTTTCCCTTGTGCGTCTGGGAAATCAACCATGAGCGTATTGCCCCAATCGAATAAGACTACTTCTGTTAATTCGATTGGCTTTGTCGTCTTGTTCATCCTGCCTCCTGTATTGGTCATAACTCTTCTACAAGCTATCTTTTTGATAGGACAGAATGTTATCGAAAGCGATATCGAAGTAGAGTTCGTAGCTATTTTGTTCAACATAGCCCAAGTGTGGGGTCGCAGTGACGTTAGGTAGAGATAATAGTGGCTCAATGTCCGGCTTTAGTAAACATGCCATGCCTTGTGATTCAACACGACTCTCAAAGTTTCTTCATTATTGATAGACCACTTTGAAACGCTCAAGTACCAGCATCATGTCTTCACTCGGGTTTATCTGGAGTTCTTCACATTCACGCGAGAAGAAATTCCAGTGTGCTTCTCGCCACCATTCTAGTGTTTTGTCACCCTCACCTTCTGCGGCAGCAAACTCAGCAGTCACTTCATTGTATTTGCACTGTGAGACTGACGTGATTTCAACAATACAGATAGGTTTGCCATCCCAATCGGTGACCACTTGCAAGTGACCAACTATCGGTCTCGTCTCGCCTTCGTGCGTATACCAATGTTCAAGGCCGCAGGACGCCTGTTTTTCACCTTTCAGAATCAACTGCGCGCACAAGTTGGCATTGTATTCGTCTGCGCAGTAATAATCGGCACTAAAAGAAGCGTATTGTGAGGCAACGTCTGCTGGCAATGTGTTGAGGTAACTATCAAGATAAGCTTTGCTTCTTTCTTCCATGATCTTTCCAAATTCAATATAAGGTAAAGCCGATAAATACTTATGAATTAAGCATCTGACTGCATTATGAGTAACCTATCAAGTCCGGTTATTGCTGTAAACCAAGCGAATATCAAAATGGAGATTCGAGTTGTAAGATTTTGGTCAGAACGGTTTGGGAATGGGGGGCTTAAACAAAACAGAAGCAGGATATACCTGCCTCTGTTGTATATTGGTCGATGCGGTTTGGTGAACACACTACTGAGTTAACGCTTCTTTCTCTCTTTCGAGATCTTTTTGTTTATGGTGTGCACGCTCACCTAAGAAGGCGTAAAGCAGACAGATTATTGAAGCCACACAAGCGCCGACCAAAATAATGAAGCCACCAT is drawn from Vibrio sp. SNU_ST1 and contains these coding sequences:
- a CDS encoding STAS/SEC14 domain-containing protein, translated to MSIERHGISVGIERVSGATIVVFKAKGKLTHDDYQAMMPILNTTLEELDSSKLKMLVDISTLTGWELRAAWDDFKLGLELHSKIDKIAIYGDKSWQEFASKVGSWFVSGEIKSFEDHDSALKWLVD
- a CDS encoding class I SAM-dependent methyltransferase, with the translated sequence MDDHSEIWRKYYQKALNKTHLKRTEFAIKLNESGLNVAIDCGCGTGSDIAFLEQQAYQVYGFDINPDSIAICRDRFGRKTLVDISECGFENYDYPKSGVVIANSSLFFSDPTRFDEIWQRIENSLEVGGVFAGDFMGVDDSWAHGYRTPTTPLTKAKVLSLFKSFEVVRFNERDEQALTSLGRMKHWHTYSVVAIKRR
- a CDS encoding HAD family hydrolase, yielding MNKTTKPIELTEVVLFDWGNTLMVDFPDAQGKMCDWEIVEEVAGAREVLAALSKQHRLYVATNAADSTEQDIIQAFERAGLSQYLSGYFCKASLGVSKYDSDFYPAIISKLGVAPQDITMVGDTLDKDIYPALKAGLQTVWLNREGTELKPEYSNITQIQCLSELLEKRYG
- a CDS encoding ASCH domain-containing protein encodes the protein MEERSKAYLDSYLNTLPADVASQYASFSADYYCADEYNANLCAQLILKGEKQASCGLEHWYTHEGETRPIVGHLQVVTDWDGKPICIVEITSVSQCKYNEVTAEFAAAEGEGDKTLEWWREAHWNFFSRECEELQINPSEDMMLVLERFKVVYQ